The Methanobrevibacter millerae genome includes the window TCACCAATTGATATGACTGCAAAAGCAATTATTAGTCTGTCAAAAACTCCAAAGGATTGTACTGTATTCCATCCATATGATTATCACAGTATCAGTTTTGGAGATATAATTGAAATCATCAAACCTCTGGGATTGAATATTGAATATGTGGAGGAAGATGAATATCAAAAAGCATTGGATGATGCATTGGCAGATAAATCAAAACAAGAAGGAGTTTCAGGTTTAATTACTTCAATCGGTTCTGGTAAAGTTAAAAAAATCTGGCTTCCTGTATCAAATGATTATACCGTACAGGCATTGTATCGTTTGGGAATTAAATGGCCGTATGTGTCTGAAGAGTATGTCTATAACTTTGTGAAATATTTGGATGATCTGGACTTCTTTAGTATTTAAGGGGATTAATGATGTATGAAAGAAATTATGAATTATTGAGGAGTAAATTCAGTGAATTTTTCCTCCCGACATTATTTACTTCAATGGCAGGAAATATCTGTTTATTTGTGGATGGTTTGATAGTGAGCTTTTTAATTGGTGCATCTAATCTTGCACCAATTCAGATTGTAGCTCCTGTGATTACTTTTGTCAATCTAATCTATTGGATGATTGGATTGGGTGGTAGTGTACTTTGTTCTGTTGCAAAGGCAGAATTTGATGATGAAAAGAGTAATTCATATTTTTCAACATCCATTATTTCACTTTTAGTAATTGGAATACTGATTTCGATATTCGGTTTGATATTTTCAGGCAGTATTACACAGTTTTTATGTTCCTCCCAGCCCGAACTGATTCCTGAGGTAACTTCATATTTCAATTCATTAATTATTGGTATGCCGTTTTTATGTTATATGATGAGTTTATCATACTTTATAAGGGCAGATGGTATGCCGTCACTACCGTTCAGGGCAATATTGATTGCAAATATTGTTAATATATGTTTTGATGTAATTTATATTTCATATTTCCATTTAGGACTTTCAGGAGCAGCATTGGCTACTTCAACAGGTTATCTTGTTGGATCAGTTTTAATTTCATATTACTTTTTTAAAAAGGACCGTACATTGGAATTTATTAAATTAAAATTAGGCAAATTCTTCGCTTTCCTTAAAAAAATTGCAACTTCCGGATTTTCATCTTCTTCAACACAGTTATACTTAACTTTAAAATTGCTTGTAATAAACTTTTTAGTTGGAATATATGTTGGAAAATCAGGTATTGTGGCATTCGGTATCTGCTATAATAGCCTGTTCATATTATATATATTTTTAATAGGAACTGCTCAGACAATGTCTCCAATAGTGTCTGTTTACTTTAAAGAAGAAGACTATTCTGGAGTTAATTACATTATTCACAGGTCTTTAAAAATCGTTGTAATTGCAAGTTTGGCTTTATCTTTGTTATTTATTGTGTATCCTCGGGCGTTATTGTTCCTGTACAGTGTTAAAAATCCTGCAGATGTTCCTGTTGTATTGAATGCTCTGCGAATATTTGCAATAAGTTATGTGGGAACAGCCATTACATTTTTATATACTTTTTATGCTCAGGCAATTCAGAAAAATAAATTATCCACTATTATTTCCCTGCTTGAAGGTTTGGTCTTGCCTATTGGGCTTGCATGCATATTGTCCATTCCATTTGCAGGAAACGGTATTTGGATTTCATTTGCAATCGCTGAAGCATTAACAATACTGTTCATCTTTGCTTATTCAAAATATATCCATAAAAAAACAGAGGGTGAATATTCCGGATTCTTTATCAACAAGCACAATGATGATGAAAAAGTATTTGAACATACAATTAATGGTAATGTAAAAGATGCTGTGGAATTGGCACAAAATGTTCAGAATTATTTATCAGACAATAAATCTGCAGCAATAGTCAGTTTAGCTATTGAAGAGATGCTTGTAAACATCATCAACAACAATGAAACAGTTAATACAATTGACGTAATTGTTAGAAATAATGCTGACAATATTTTAATATCAATTAAGGATACTGGTGTCGATTTCAATCCAGTAGTGGAAAAAGATAATCTTGAATTTGATAATATCAGTGTTTTAAATAAAATTGCAGACAATGTTGACTATTCAAGAGTATTAGGGTTAAATAGTACTGTAATAACTATTAAAAATTAACAACTTCATTATATATCGTATAATGAAGTCATTAATCCATCATCTTATTAGCTAATGCAATATGCTAATGGTGATGAGATTAATTCCACTTTTGATATGTGGGGTCGGTGTTTATGTTTGAATTAAATGTAATTTTTTTAAAGTCTTGTTTTGGCCTAATTATGTATGACTTGAAATTTAAAATATTAATCATGTAATTATTTGGAGAGGAATATATGAAAATTCATGTGATAGTTGTATAACTTTTGTTCTCTCTACACTACCTTATCTAGAATCTATATTAATTAGATATTTTCATTCATCAATATTATATTGGGGAATTTTAAAAAATAGAATTAATAAAATGAATGTATTAACTTTTTGTTATTATTTAAATGTTTATATTAAATTTACTAAAGGTTATTAAAAAATAATACTTTTAATCTTTAATTTTTCATTTAATTAATAAGTTATTTTGTAAAATTCTGAAATTATTTTCTTGATATTGATAATGGAGGTTATTTGATGGTTAAAATTAAATAAAATATTATTTTAATATCTATTGAAAATTCTTTTAATAGGATGGTAAGTATGTAATTTTTTCAGTTTCGAATATTTGGGCTGAAAACATTCAATCCATCAATTAAATGCTATGATTTTACTTTTTCAGTTAATTTATGTAATGTTGACATGATATACAATAGTAACATGTTAATAACTATTAATAAAACGGTAGTGACATAACTGGTGTGATTTAAAAGCAAATAGAACACAACGGTTAAAATGATTACTTCAATAATATGTAATTTCATTAAATTTACTCTTCGCCTCAAGAAACTACCAATGCTTATACAAATTATAGCAACAATTCCTATGAGTACAATTGAATTAGGATGTAATTTTATAATTAAATATAAAATTAACAAGGTAGCAATAACTGACAATATTAAAGTAAATAAGAATAATTTTCTTTTTAAAACACTTTCATCATCTTCACCATCTAATTTAATTTCATCAATACTTTGATCTTCTTTTGTGAATGTTTTAACTGTGGATTTGCCATCATATTTTTTATCAAAATTCTTGAACAAATGTCTTAAGAATAAATAATATACAACCCCTATACCCACCTCCGTTATGACAATTGAAATCAAAACACTGCTTGCATTATTCAAAGTAACATGCAACACAATGATTAAACCCATTTCAAAGAAAATTTTAACCGCTGTAAAAAGCAGTGAATACATGCTCTTTCCAAAACCGTCCAACATTTTTGCAGAAATCATAGCAAATGGAACTGCAAGCATGGAAACTATCCCGAATAATGCTATCCAGTATATTTCAGTTTGCATTCCTGTAATGGAGAATAAATTAAATATATAATCTCTCATAAAGAAGAATAAAATCACTAATGCCAGTGAAGTAAAAACTGATAATTTAAGCACATATTTATACATGTCATTTAATTCGTTGAATTTACGTGCTCCAAACAAATGTCCGGTAACACTCATCAAGGCCCGGCCATAACCTCTAACAGGGACAATTAACAGATTTTTTAATTTATTCTATACAGAATATAGAATGGGGCCAATATTGTTCATAGATATTAGCAATGTAGCATTAACATATGAAGCTGAAAGAAGCCACAGAGCATTATCTAAAAAATTAGGAAGCGCTACCTTAAAGATTTCAATAATGATATATGAACGGAATTTGAAGTATTTGGTAGATAATGGAACTTTTGTCCTGCCTGAAAGATATAAATACAAAATTGGAATAAAAACAACAAAAGCTGAAAAAACAGTAGCATATGCCGCTCCTTTGATTCCCATATTCAAATTAAAAATAAAAATAGGGTCCAGAATCAGATTTAAAATATTAGATCCTATTATTAATGCAGTTGGAGTTCTTGAATTTCCTTCGGCCTGCAATGTTTCTGAAAACAGATTATTAAAAATAAAAAGGTATGCAAAAACTATAATCGGAACCAAATAGTCAAAAATCAAAATATATGAGTTTTCAGCATCCACATAAAACAAAACTCCATTTGCAAACAAAAAGAGTAATACAATAATAAACCATGCCAGATTACATGCCAATAATCCATGAATTAATGCATTGTATGAACTTTCATAATCTCCCGCCCAGATAAAACGGGACATGATTGAATTAGTTCCCTGACCTATTGAATCGCCCACTGAAAAAACAAATGTAACAAATGGAATTGATATTCCCATTGCATAAAATGCTTCCATACTTATTTTAGACACCCACAACATGTCCACTATTCCATAGATGGCATCAAAAATGCAAAATGCAATTATGGGCAAACTTAATGTCCAGAAAGATTTCTTAGGTAGGGTTACCAAATCAATTTTTTCTTTCATATATACAATATATTTTTTTAATAATTAATAACTTTTAACTTTGATTATATGTTTTATGAAGTCAAATAAGTTTCATTAAATTTTGATTTTGAGAGAGTGGTAAGTATACAATTATTCCTGTGATTAGCATTTGTAAATAAAATTTTAAAAATATACTAAACACAAAATGAAATTTTATGGCTTAAATCCTGAAAATAGGGTAAGTATATGATTTTAATTTTCACTAATTTCATTCTAATTTTTCTTTATTTTTAATTTAAAGCAGTAAATTAATATATGATGTGGAAATTAATATAATGGATTTAATCAAATTCAATAAAAATATGATTTCTACAAATCTTTAAAAAATTTAAATAATATCAATTGGTATAAATATACAACATGAGCAAAGACCGAGAAAGCATGAAGGGAACATACTTCATCTCTTCAATTTCAACAACTTCATACCTAGTGGAATATGGGGTTTTATCAATTTTTACTTTATTTCTACTTTATGTTTTGGATTTCTCAATTCCATTGACATCACGGGTTTATGGATATTATTACGGCTTTGCATATCTGATTCCAATACTAATCGGATACATTTCTGACAAATACCTGAATAAATCCACTTCACTGACCATTGGCTTTGTTTCAATGATAATAAGCCAAGTGATTCTATGGTTTTCAGCCTCATTATATGACCCCAACAATCCTGTTCGAGATACAATAGTCCTTAATTTGCAAAACATTGCGTACTTTATAGGATTGCTGTTCCTCGCATTGGGAATGAGTTTTTCATCCCTTTCAATTACACATATGATTAATTCTATCAATAACGAATCATCAAGACTTAAAGGATTCTCCATTTATTATCCCATTTTGAATTTTGGAATATTGGTAGGAGTAATCATAACAAGTGTGGTGGTGGGAAATGAAAATTATGAATTATATGAATGGATTTTCTTCATATTCACAATTATTCTAATTATCGGACTAATCATCTTTAGATTAGGCAAAGATAAGTATCTGGTTGACAATGACGGAAATCCTATGAATGATGACCGCCCTAAGGAGTCCATAATTGAGGAGTCAAATAAACTTCTCAGGAACATATCACATGAAAGCATATTCAAAATCAAAAATCTAAACTTTAATCAAAGAATAAGGCTTTTTCGTGATTCACTGACACTCAAGGAAAAGGATAGGATAACGGTCTTTTTCATATTTTTAATGATAATAATCTTTTATAGAATTGCATTTTCTCAATCCAGCATATCCCTTGTCTTTTTTATAAATACTTATGTCCAAAGGGATTTGAGCTTTTTTACAATACCTGTACAAATGTTTTCCCTGCTTAATCCTCTATTCATTTTAATTTTAGGCCCTATTTTTATTAAAGTCACTGATAAGCTGGAGAAAAAGAAAATCAAACTGGGATTCATAAAAAGAACCATATTGGCCCTGTTGGTCATGGTGCTCTGCTTTACGCTGCTAACCGTAATTGGCTATTATATAGATATTGATTCTGTGGATAAAATCAGCTTGATTTGGATTGTTGTTTTTGAATTTTTTATAGCAGTATCTGAACTTCTTTTCTCGATAGCGGGTTATGCTATGGTTGGTGATTTGGCCTCTGAAAAATATTATTCCTTGTTTTTCGGATTTTTCCTGGCTACAAAGTCTGTTGCAATGTTCTTGTCCGGATTTATATCCTCACGTTTCCCACCGGAAGGAACTGAGTCTTTTATTTTTCACATGCCGGTTCATGGACTGATGGACTTTTTCATGATATTTGTAATTATGAATCTATTTACTGCATTAGTTCTAATCATTTATAGAAAAAAATTGATTGAAAAAATGCATCTTGAAGATTCGAATTCTGCATAGTTCCACATTTTAAATACAAATAATTTGTGATATCATTGATTTATTAACTATAATCCTTGAAAAAATAGTTCATTACGAGAAATAATCTAGGTGATATCTTCCAAATTCTCCTTATCCAGCATTTGTGTTAAAATTCGAGCATACATCCTGACAAAACTGGCGGCAGTATCGCTTGAAAACATGTCTGTATGGTTTATGTGAATGACATATCCGTCATCCAAATCATTGATTACGCAGAAGAATTCGGAAAATGAATCCTTAAATGCATCCCTTATGATTATGTCGTTTCCAACATCGGATACATCATTCAAATCAAAATTATACTCAAACAGTACAGTATTATTCAAGTTGAATTCCTTTTCAAGCAATCTGAATGGATAGACATTGCTAAGCATTGATTTTAAGACCAAATCGGAAAAGTAATCCAGGTATGTTTTAATGTCATCGTTTTTGCAGTCTACAAGAATTGGGGTTGTTCGGGCAAACATTCCCAGAGAATTCTGAATATAATTTTCATGACGACCATGCTCCACAAAGTTATAGTAGACCTTAGGGCTTCCTATAAATCGGGAGTAAGTATATGCAAATACTGCATTTAGGAAAGTACCAATGGTGATGTTATTGTTTCTAGTGAACTCTTCAACATCACTTCGAATTCTGCGAATTGGGAGAGAAACTATTCCTTGAGAACCGTTTGAATCTTTTTGTATTGAATTGACTTCGCCAATGCCTGCCAGTTGTTTGGCATAAAACTCATGTGAAGAATCATAAGTCTCTTCGAATTTGGATTCAAAAGAATCACGGCTGGCATAAAGGAAGCCCAAATCAACATCTTTGTTCAAATTACCTTCAAAAGCATCAGTGAAATTATTGCCAATTATAGTGTATCCTATAGCGTCATTAATCACATGATGGATATCATAGACAATTCGATTGGATTTCTCATTGCCGATAATGAAGAAACGGGCCAAATACCTTTCCAAATCAAAAGGCTTTATAAGGTCAGTGAAATCATCGGTATTGCAAACCTCAACTAAAGGATAGCTATCACAGATTAAAAGGGGCATGTCCATGTCATCCAAAATACGTCCTTTTAAGATAGGATGCTTTTCAATCAAGGAATGAATTGAATCCTTAATGTCATCAACGGATTTATCCAAAGGACATTTAACAAGATTACATGTAGAATATGCGTTGCCCATATCATAGTCTTTTTCATTGAAATAAATTTCAAGCTGGGATTCAGAAAGGGCACAGATAACATTGTTATCATTAAAATTGAAATTTCCAATGAATTCTAATTCGGATTTGATGTTTTCAATGAATTCCGTGAGATTATCGGCTATATATGTGTCTTTTGGATACGTGCCGCTAATGTAATAGGAATCATCAGCACGATTGATGTTGAAAACAATACCATATGTGTCCACATCTTTCAAATCATCTTGAACTAGATTATGATTGGCCGATTTGAATAGCTCATTTTCAAAAGCAAATTCTGTGCTTAGGAAATTGAATGTAACTGGACAGTGCCTATACTCCAATTCATTGGTGATGTAGATTAATGATCCATAATTCAAACCCAAATTCCTTATATCTCCAAATGCGGTTTTAATTTTATAAACATCTCTTACAATGGAAACATCATCATAATCATTGCCGATATCGACATGTACTGGATACTGGCTGGTAAACCACCCTACGGTTCTGAAAAGATTTGCAAGATTATCATCACGCCCATAAGATTCTCGATTAAATATGATATCTTTCCCGTAAGTCTTTTTATATGCACGTGCAATAGCTAATGCCCAATATTCCTCCTCTGAAAGCATCAATAGGTTATCGACATCATATCCTACATCAGCATTGAAATTAAATCCCTTGGCATTTCCTCTAATCTGTGAATCGTCCAATAGTCCATTAACTTCAATCCAATGCAATTTCTCTTCTTCAGAAATGTTATCAACCAATCCTTTTACATCTTCAATCCAATCCTTATATGAATATGGTCTGGTGAGTTCAATATTCCCATCATTCGGGTCATGATAAGCTTCTTTTATTGATAATCCATTACCTTCGATAATCTCTGATGAAATTTCTTGAGTATTTTCAATATTCTGAGCAATCCTATAAGGTGTTCTATAATTCAATATGTCTCTTGCAGGATATGTTATGCCGTTTTTGTTGAGCAATGAGATTACACGTATCGCCGTGATGGAATCTCCACCGAGATTAATGAAGTCATCATTTAATCCAACGAACTCCTGATTAAACACAGCCTTGAATGCATCAGCCACCATCTTTTCCACGGCATTTGTTGGAGCAACATAATCAACAAAACTATCAACTTGATATTCATTGCCATAAACGTCTAGGGAATTCTCACTTTGACTTGGGGTAGAGAATATTTTCAAATCTTCACTGATGCAATAGTCAATATCAGAGAGCATCTCCTTTTCCAACATTTGGGTTAAAATTTTGGCATACGCTTTAGCAAAACTGATTATGGTTTTTCTAGAAAACTTATCGGAATGCTGAATCCCTACAACATAGCCATCATCCAAATCATTAACGACACATAGCAAATCGGAAATTGAATCTATGATGTTTTCGCTTGCAATAATGTCCTCATTTAAACTGAAAACATCAATGAGATTCAAGTTATACTCAAACATCACATCATTATTCAGATTGAATTCGGAAGCAAGCATTCTGAATGGATAAACATCATTTAACATGGAAGATAATGCCAAATCTGAAAAATAGCTTAAATATTCTTTGATGAAATCATTTTTGCAATCAACCAGAATTGGAACAGTTCGAGTGAACATCCCTACTGCATTTCGAGCATAATCCTCATGTCGCCCATGCTCAGTGAAATTAAAGTAAACTTTGTCACAGCATAAAAAACGAGAATAAGTATAAGCAAAAGCGGCATTTAAGAAAATTCCTGCAGTTATCCCATTAGCACTAGCGAACTCTTCAACACTGTTCTTAATGCCTAGAATAGGAATGGAAACAATGCCCTCACAACCCTCAGATTCATTCGGCAATTGCTTTACTTCATCGATATCTGTCAAGTGTTTGGCATAGAATTCATGGGCTCGCTCATAGCCGGATTCAGATTTGGATTTGAAAGAATCATAACTTGCATGAACAAAACCTAAATCAATACTTTCATCCAGATTATCTTCTAAAGCATTAATCAAATCATTTTCAACAAATGTGCATCCTACAGCGTCATTTATGATATGATGTGCCTCAAAGAATACCTTTTTTTCTTCATTTTTATCAATAATATAAAAACGTGAGAGGGATTTTTCCAAATCAAATGCCTTTAAAAGATTAGAAATGTCATCATCAGAAGTTATATTAATATCAGGATTGCTGTCGCAAATTAAAAATGGAGTAGTGTCATTATCTAAAAGTCTTGACTTTAAAATAGGGTGTTTATCAATTATTGATAAGATTG containing:
- a CDS encoding MATE family efflux transporter, which gives rise to MLIVPVRGYGRALMSVTGHLFGARKFNELNDMYKYVLKLSVFTSLALVILFFFMRDYIFNLFSITGMQTEIYWIALFGIVSMLAVPFAMISAKMLDGFGKSMYSLLFTAVKIFFEMGLIIVLHVTLNNASSVLISIVITEVGIGVVYYLFLRHLFKNFDKKYDGKSTVKTFTKEDQSIDEIKLDGEDDESVLKRKLFLFTLILSVIATLLILYLIIKLHPNSIVLIGIVAIICISIGSFLRRRVNLMKLHIIEVIILTVVFYLLLNHTSYVTTVLLIVINMLLLYIMSTLHKLTEKVKS
- a CDS encoding MFS transporter, with product MSKDRESMKGTYFISSISTTSYLVEYGVLSIFTLFLLYVLDFSIPLTSRVYGYYYGFAYLIPILIGYISDKYLNKSTSLTIGFVSMIISQVILWFSASLYDPNNPVRDTIVLNLQNIAYFIGLLFLALGMSFSSLSITHMINSINNESSRLKGFSIYYPILNFGILVGVIITSVVVGNENYELYEWIFFIFTIILIIGLIIFRLGKDKYLVDNDGNPMNDDRPKESIIEESNKLLRNISHESIFKIKNLNFNQRIRLFRDSLTLKEKDRITVFFIFLMIIIFYRIAFSQSSISLVFFINTYVQRDLSFFTIPVQMFSLLNPLFILILGPIFIKVTDKLEKKKIKLGFIKRTILALLVMVLCFTLLTVIGYYIDIDSVDKISLIWIVVFEFFIAVSELLFSIAGYAMVGDLASEKYYSLFFGFFLATKSVAMFLSGFISSRFPPEGTESFIFHMPVHGLMDFFMIFVIMNLFTALVLIIYRKKLIEKMHLEDSNSA
- a CDS encoding MATE family efflux transporter, with translation MYERNYELLRSKFSEFFLPTLFTSMAGNICLFVDGLIVSFLIGASNLAPIQIVAPVITFVNLIYWMIGLGGSVLCSVAKAEFDDEKSNSYFSTSIISLLVIGILISIFGLIFSGSITQFLCSSQPELIPEVTSYFNSLIIGMPFLCYMMSLSYFIRADGMPSLPFRAILIANIVNICFDVIYISYFHLGLSGAALATSTGYLVGSVLISYYFFKKDRTLEFIKLKLGKFFAFLKKIATSGFSSSSTQLYLTLKLLVINFLVGIYVGKSGIVAFGICYNSLFILYIFLIGTAQTMSPIVSVYFKEEDYSGVNYIIHRSLKIVVIASLALSLLFIVYPRALLFLYSVKNPADVPVVLNALRIFAISYVGTAITFLYTFYAQAIQKNKLSTIISLLEGLVLPIGLACILSIPFAGNGIWISFAIAEALTILFIFAYSKYIHKKTEGEYSGFFINKHNDDEKVFEHTINGNVKDAVELAQNVQNYLSDNKSAAIVSLAIEEMLVNIINNNETVNTIDVIVRNNADNILISIKDTGVDFNPVVEKDNLEFDNISVLNKIADNVDYSRVLGLNSTVITIKN
- a CDS encoding MATE family efflux transporter — its product is MKEKIDLVTLPKKSFWTLSLPIIAFCIFDAIYGIVDMLWVSKISMEAFYAMGISIPFVTFVFSVGDSIGQGTNSIMSRFIWAGDYESSYNALIHGLLACNLAWFIIVLLFLFANGVLFYVDAENSYILIFDYLVPIIVFAYLFIFNNLFSETLQAEGNSRTPTALIIGSNILNLILDPIFIFNLNMGIKGAAYATVFSAFVVFIPILYLYLSGRTKVPLSTKYFKFRSYIIIEIFKVALPNFLDNALWLLSASYVNATLLISMNNIGPILYSV